In the Desulfuromonas sp. DDH964 genome, AATGCCCCCAGGAAGGCTGTGACTACAAGCTCGTGCTGGTGCCACCGGACAAGCCAGCTGCCGCCGCAAAGGAGAAGCCAAAAAGCAAAGCGGCCAGCAAAAAGAAACCGGCAAAAAAGACCAAATAGTACCCCTTTTGCAATAACTTTCCTGACCGCCGCCGGCTGTGCACCGAGCGGCGGTTTGATTTCCCGGCAAGACCTAAACTTCCCGTTAAGGACGCTGTGAAAATCGATGACTGAACCGGATATCACCATCGTCGGCGGCGGACTCGCCGGCTGTGAAGCCGCCTGGCAGGCGGCGGCGCAGGGCGCCAGGGTGCGTCTCTATGAAATGAAGCCGCACCGCTTTTCTCCCGCCCACAGTTCGCCGCTCCTCGGCGAGCTGGTCTGTTCCAATTCCCTGCGCGGCGCCGGCATGAACAACGCCGTCGGCTGCCTGAAGGAGGAGCTGCGCCGCTGCCAGGCCCTCTTCATGCAGGCCGCCGACGCCACCGCGGTCCCTGCCGGCGGCGCCCTCGCCGTCGATCGCGAGGCCTTCGCCCTGGAGCTGACCCGCTGCATCGAAGACCACCCGCAGATTGAACTGGTGCGCGAAGAGGTGACCGAAATTCCGACCGGGGGGATCGTCATCCTCGCCTCCGGACCGCTCACCTCCGAAGCCCTCTCTCGCGAGATTGCCCGCCTCACCGGCAGTGAGCATCTCTATTTCTACGACGCCATCGCCCCGATTGTCGAAGCCGACTCCATCGACTTCTCCATCGCCTGGAAGGCCTCGCGCTATGGCAAGGGGGGCGATGACTATGTCAACTGCCCCCTGACCAAGGAGGAATACCTCGACTTTGTCGCCGCCCTCCGGGCGGCCGAAAAGGTACCGGGACGGGAGTTCGAAAAGGTCGTCCATTTCGAGGGGTGCATGCCGATCGAGGCGCTCGCCGAGCGCGGCGACATGACCCTCGCCTTCGGACCGATGAAGCCGGTAGGCCTCCCCGATCCGCGCACCGGCCGCGAGCCCTTTGCCGTCGTCCAGCTGCGCCAGGATGACACCCATGCCAGCCTCTTCAACCTGGTCGGCTTCCAGACCAAGCTGACCTGGCCGGAACAGCGCCGCATCCTGCGCACCATCCCGGGGTTGGCACAGGCCCGATTCGCCCGCCTCGGCAGCATGCACCGCAACACCTTCATCAACGCGCCGGCCTGCCTGGAGCCAACCCTCCAGTTCAAGGGGCGGCCGCAGCTCTTCCTGGCCGGTCAGATCACCGGGGTCGAGGGCTACGTCGAATCGGCCGCCTGCGGTTTTCTCGCCGGCATCTTCGCCGCCCGCTTTCTGCAACACCGGCCGATCCCGCTGCCACCGGCGACGACGGCCCTCGGCGCCCTGCTCACCCACCTGGCGACCGCCGACAGCCAGGCCTTCCAGCCCATGAACGTCAACTACGGACTCTTTCCGCCCCTGGAAGGGCGTCACCGCAAGCGCAGTGACCGCCGCCTCGCCATGGCCGAACGGGCCCTGGCCGATCTCGCCCCCTGGTGGCAGCAGGTAACTGCGGAGGACCGCCATGAGTAATCCCCCGCAACTGGTTCTCGCCTCGGCCTCCCCCCGGCGCCGGGAACTCCTCGCCCAGCTCGGCATCCGCTTCGCCGTGGTTGCGGGGAATGCGCCGGAGGAGCTCCTTCCCGGCGAGAGCCCGGAGCAGCACGTCGTGCGCCTCGCCAGCGACAAGGCGCGGGAAGTCGCCAGCCGCGAAGAGGTGAGCGGGCGCTGGTTCCTCGGCAGCGACACCATCGTGCTGCGCGACGAGACCCTGCTTGGCAAACCGCGGGACGCGGCGGAAGCCGCCGCCATGCTGCGCTCCCTCTCCGGCCGCAGCCACCGGGTTCTTTCAGGCTATGCCGTCCTTGACCGCGCCAGCGGCGTCACCAGCACCGGCGCCGTGGCCACCACGGTCTATTTCAAGAAGTTGACAGAGCAGGAGATCGCGGGCTACATTGCCAGCGGTGAACCCTTTGACAAGGCGGGGGCCTACGCGATCCAGGGGATCGGGGCCTTCATGGTGCGCAGCATCGAGGGGAGCTACAGCAATGTCGTCGGCCTCCCCCTCTGCGAAGTCGTCGACCTTTTGGAACGCCTCGGCGCCATCCGGCTCTTCGCAGCGCCGGTTCCCTGACCTCTCAAGCCGGAATCGTTTCCTATGTCCATCGCCGCCAATCTTCAGCTGATTCATCAGCGCATCGACGCCGCCTGCCGCCGTGCCGGACGTGACCCTAAGTCGGTGCGCCTGCTGGCCGTCTCCAAGACCAAGCCGGCCGCCATGATTGAAGAAGCGGCCCGCGCCGGCCAGTTCCTTTTCGGCGAGAACTATGTGCAGGAGTTCTGCGCCAAGGCTGAAGTGGTGCAGGCCCCGGTCGAGTGGCATTTCATCGGCGCGCTGCAAAGCAACAAGGTCAAATACCTGCGCGGCAAGGTGGCGCTGATCCACTCCGTCGATCGCCTCTCCCTGGCACAGGAGATCAGCCGCCAATGGCAACGACTGGAAAAGCCCGCCAACATCCTGCTCGAGGTCAACCTCGGCGCGGAGGCGAGCAAGGCGGGGAGCGATGCCGCCGGGCTGGCGGAGCTGGCAGGCCAGGTTTCCCTCCTCCCAGGCGTGCGGGTCCGGGGCCTGATGGCGATCCCCCCCTGGGAAGCAGACCCGGAGCAGGTGCGGCCCTATTTTCGCCGTTTGCGGCAACTTGCCGCCGAGCTGGCCGGCCAGGGGCTGCCGAACCTGGAGATGGCCGAACTTTCGATGGGGATGAGTCACGACTTCGAGGTCGCGATCGAGGAGGGGGCGACCCTGGTGCGGGTCGGTACCGCGATCTTCGGTGAGCGCCAGCGCTGAGGCCTGATGCAGCAACCGACCGCTTTCCTTTTCGATCTCGACGGCACCCTGGTCGATTCCCTCGCCGACCTGGCGACGGCGGTCAACCTGCTGCGCCACGAGCTCTCCCTCCCCCCTCTCGATTCGGCTGCCGTGCGCAGCTACGTCGGCGACGGCGCGACCGCCCTGGTAAAACGCGCCCTTCCCGCGCGGCTCTTCAGCACCGCTCAGCTGGAACGCTTTCTCGCCCTCTACGGCGAACATCTCCTCGACACCACCCGCCCCTACCCCGGCATCCTTGAGTTCCTTGGGCGCCATCGCCAACAGCCCCTGGCCGTTGTCACCAACAAACCGCTCGGCATGACCCGGAAACTGCTAAGCGGACTCGATCTCGAGCACTATTTCCCGGTCGTGGTCGGCGGCGACAGCTGCGAGGAGAAGAAGCCGTCGCCCGTGCCGGTGCGATGGGCGCTGGAGCGACTCGGCGTCATGGCGACCGACGCAGTCCTGATCGGCGACCACCATACCGACCTGAGCGCCGGCCAGGCTGCGGGCGTTCGAACCTGTTTCTGCCGTTGGGGGCTCGGGGAGCGGGGAGGGATCGATGCCGACTTTCAGGTCGATACAGCGGAGGCGCTGCTGCAACTCTTCCCCGGGATCGAATCATGACCCACAGCGGCCACCTCGGCCAACGGGAGATCGCGCTCTTCTTCTTCCCGCTCCTCCTCAACGTGCAGTTGATGAGCGTCTCCCACTCGGTGATCAACGCTTTTCTCGCCCGCCAGCATGACTACATTACCGCCCTCGCCGGGTTTTCGGTGGCGATGGTGTTGCACCTCTTTCTCGCCTCCCCCTCCTACCAGAACCACACCGTCACCATCGCCATGGTGCGCGGTCGTCGCTCACTGCGCGGGACCCTTCGCTTTGTGGTCCTGGTCGCCTGCTACGTTTCGGTGATGCTCGCCCTGGTCGCCTTTACCCCGATCGGCGACCTCGTCCTCAAACGCTTCCTCGGGGTTCCGGACGAGATCGCCGCGGCCGCCCGCTCCGCCCTCGGCATGCTCGTCGCGCTCCCCTTCATCACCGGGTTCCGTGGCCTTTTCCAGGGGCTGGTGATCAAGGCCCGGCGCACCGCTTTGGTCTCCATTGCCACCGCGGTGCGCATCGGCGGTCTCTTCCTCTTTCTGGCCGGCGGCGCCCGCTTGTTTGCCGGCGCCGAACTGGGGGCCTTCGCCCTGCTCGCCTGTGTCGCCACCGAAACCATCTTCATGGGCGCTTTTGCCTGGCGCTGTGAAATCCCGGAAGCGAGCGCCGACGAAAAGGGGACCTGGGAGATCCTGCGCTTCGCCTTTCCCCTCGCCTACTCCTCCTGCCTGCAGCAGACGATTCCGCTGCTGATCAACGCCATCATCAGCCGGTTGCCCGACGGCCCCCTGGCTCTCGCCGCCTTTGGCGTCATCCGTGGCTTTCTCTTTCTCCTCGCCGGGCCGATGCGCAACCTGCAACAGGCATACCTCACCCTAGTTGAAACGGCAGGCGACTTTCGCGCCCTGGTCCGTTTCAGCTGCTGGGTCGGCGGGACACTGGCATTGCTGCTGGTGATCACCGCCTGGCCCCTGAACCGGGCTATTCTCGGCGAGATCATGGGCCTTGATCCGGGTATGCGCCAGTATATTGCCTTGCCCCTGGCGGCATGCGCTCTCTACCCCCTGCTCTATGGTGCCGCCAACCTGCTGCGCGGCTGGTTCACCGGCCAGCATCGAACCTCCCTGCTCGGCCGCTCGACCATCTACAAGAGTGCCTTGCTCCTCCTCGCCTGGGGACTGCTGACCCTCTGGCCGCTCCCCCTGCCGGGCGTCGCCATCGCCATTTTTCTGCTGCTCACCGCCGAACTCTGCGAAGTGGCCTATCTCCAGCGCCAGCGGCGGCAGCTGCTCGCCCCCCTTGCCCAAGGCTCGAGGTAACGGCTAGACTGGTGGCAAGGAGTCAGCCATGGAGAAGAAACACCCCTGCCCGGACTGCGCCCACTGCCAGTGGTGCAGTGACGACCGTTGTCGTCTCTGCCTGCGCCAGAACTGCGGCAGGAAACTGAGCATGGCTGAGCAGATCGCCCGCTTCGAAGCGCTCAACACGGCCAGCAGGAAGCGGGAGTGATTATCTGGCACAATCTATGAAAGGAAAGAGGACGCAGGGTTAAATGCTGTGAAAGAAAGGGAGAGCAATCATGCCCAATCTCTGTGGCAGCTGCAAGCAGGGGCACGAGCAGAAACCGGGGGGCGGCAAACCCTCGCCGGGAACCGTCTGGTGCAGCCAGCGCAGCGTCCAGATGGGGAAGAACCGGCCGATGCCCTGTTTCGTTCCCAGACCGGGTCAGCGGGCCAATCACTGCCTCGACTGCAAAAAGGCCAAGATGCTCAAACCGACCGGGGAAGCGCCGCAACTCGGCCACGTCTGGTGCGAAAAACGTCACCTTGAGATCAACAAGCAGCGCAGCATGGGCTGCTTCGAATAAGTTTCCATCTCATCCCAGAATGAAAGCGGGGCCGGTCTCACGACCAGCCCCGTTTTCATTTTTTGCCCAGTTCCCGCGAGCGCCGGGTGGCGGCCGCCACCGCCGCCATCAGCGTCCCGCGCAGCCCCCGATCCTCCAGGGCCTGGACCGCGGCGATCGTCGTCCCGCCCGGCGAACAGACCTTGTCGCGCAGCAGCGCCGGATGCTCGCCGCTCTCCCTGACCAGGCGCGCGGCGCCGAGTACCGTCTGCACCGCCAGTTGCAGCGCCGTCTCCCGCGGCAGCCCCTCGCGGACGCCGCCGTCGGCCAGCGCCTCAATGACGGTAAAGACGTAGGCCGGACCCGATCCGGAGAGCCCGGTGACGGCGTCCATCTGGGCTTCGGCGACCAGATGCACGCTGCCGACCGCCTCGAAGATGTGGCGGGCGGCGGCGAGGTCGTCGGGCGTGGCAAAACGCCCGCCACACACTGCCGTCGCCCCTTCTCCGACTAGGGCCGGGGTGTTGGGCATGGCCCGCACCACCCGTGGCTGGCCGTCAAAACAATCCTCCAGTGTCGCGCTGGTTACCCCGGCGAGGATTGACAGCAGCAGCTTGTCACCGCTGAATGCGGCGGCAAAGTCGCAAACCACCTCGGCGAGCAGCTGCGGTTTGATCGCCAGAATGATCAGCGGGCATGCCCGCACCAGGGCGAGGTTGTCGGCGGCAAGACCGACCCCGTAGCGCTCTTCGAGCAACCGCCGGCGCTCGGCGCTCGGTTCGGAGACCAGGATCTCCCCTGCCGGAAAGGTCCCCTTGACCAGCCCCTTGATCAATGCTTCGGCCATATTCCCGCCGCCGATGAATCCAATTCTTCCGATGCTGTTCATTGACCCCGTTTCCCTTCTCTTTGATTCCCGCCAGTCGCTGCTGAGCAAAGGCGTTTGCGCTGGGAATAAACCAAAGGTTTCGTAGTTTGGTCAGTAAATAGAAATCCGTTTAGGCTGTCAAGGGGTCTTTGGTCGACATCAGTCACCAATCCTGGGGCATAAAAATGGGGGAGGTGGCCAATGGCCACCTCCCCCGACGGGACTGCAAAACAGACGGTTCAGGTTACTGGAGAGCGGGCAGTTTCTCCCGCAGGTCGAAAGCGCCACCATTCTGCTGCATGTGGGCCTTCTGGATGCCGTTATCGGCATGGCAGCTGTAGCAGCTGGCCGCGGTCGGGCTGATCATCTCGTCGGCCGCATTGGGGACGCTGGCGCGGGAGGCATTGACTGAGGTACGGGTCATCGGGAAGGTGCCGTCGGTGGTGACGTTAGTGGTGGCGAGGGCACCGGCTGGCAGTTCGGCGTCATAGGTCCCGGCAATATGACAGGTCTGGCAGTTGCTCAGGATCCCCGGGAAGGTCACTTCGCTCCAGTCGTAGTAAATGCCGCCGGAACGGTTCCGGACAAACTCGTAGACCAGGTTGCGGACCGGGCTATTGGCCGAGTGGATACCATGAATCATATCCTTGAAGTTGTTGGTCGCCTCGGGGAAGCTCAGCGGGTCGGTTCCGAGAGCATCGATGGTCGCCTGGGGCAGACCGGCCGGATCGGCTGCGCGACCACTGCTGGTCAGGTTGGGGTTATGACAGGTGACGCAGATCTCTACCCCACCGTCGGCGGTAAGATTTCGGTTGCCACCATGACCTTCGAACATCTCATGGCAGGCAGCGCAGGCCGCGCTGCTGACCACTGCCCTGCGTTCCTCACCGACGACGGCCGTTACAACCGAACGGGTATGGCGCGCGGTATTGGCGGCGATACCATTGGTCCCGGCAGCCTGGGTCCAGTAACCCTGGAGACCAACGTTACGCAGCGTCGCGCCAACCGGGAAAGCGGCGGGAACGGTTGCCACATAGGCAGCGGGGGTGCCGCTCAAGGTCAGGCCGGAAATCGCTTGCGTGGCCGGCTGGCCGGCAGTCCGGCCGAGGTTGTTGTAATCGGCCGGAGCATTGACGCCGTCCTGGGGCAGAGCGTAAGCAAAGAGGAGGGAGGGACCGCCGGTGAAACCGGCCGGGGGATTGGTGCTCAGGTCGAGGTCGACACCGTCCTGCTGGATGTGGAAGGTGATGGTGGCGTCGCCGGTGGCATCATCGACCGTGACACTGTCAACAAAGTACTCGAAATTGACCAGGCCGGAATGGACCTGGGGATTGTTGGCCGTGGCGTTCTCGGTGGCATGAATCGCCGTCACGTCCTTGAGCGCATGGCAGCCGTCACAGGAGGTCAGCGTGTTGAGATGTGTAAAGGCCGGCTCCGTAACGCTGGTAGTGTGGCAGTTATTGAAGCAGGTTTCAACATTCTGCACAGTGTCCCACAGGGGAGTGGATCCCTTGTGGCAGGTAGCACAGTTTCTGAGATCCTGCGGGTAGGTCAGGTGAGAATAATCACCCAGATCGAAGTTTTGGGCGGAATGGATCTTGTGGATCATGGTCGGGAAGTAGGCTTCGCCGGCGCCAAGGGTGGTGACATGGCAGACCGTGCAAGCTTCGACGGCATAGCGGCTACCGCCTCCGTGCATGGGGAAGTTGATCACTGAGCCCGGGCCACCAAGGCGGCCATGGCAACCGTTGCAGGCGGCGTTGGTGACGACATCGCGCGCAAGAAGTGCGCCGGTGCCGGGGAAATCGGTAAAGGCGTTATAGGGGACCGGGACCAGGGCGCCGGCAGAGACCATGTTTACCACTCGGGTAACCAGGGCCGGGTCGTAGGTAGCGCTGATATCGGTGGTGGAGACGTAGGTGTAGCTCCCGTCGCCGTTATCGGTAAGGTTGGCGGGGTTGCGATCGCCACTGGTCAAACCAACCCAGGTCGGAGCATCGTCCGCCGTCGCCCCGGGATGGAGTTGGGCATAGGCCAGGCGGAAGTATTGCAGGCGGGTGGGGTTACTGCCGGCAACGGCAAGACCCGGCAACGGGTTGCCATTGGCGTCTCGCACGGTGAAGCCGATGGTGGCAAAGCCGCCGTTGACAGCGAAACTGTCGACCGTGGCGGTTACCTGCTCGATAGCGACATTCCCGATATGGACGTCCTGGACATCGATAACACCACCGCTCTTGTGGCAGAGGGCGCAGGATTCTGCGGTCAGCGGGTTGGCCGCTCCGCTACCGTTGCAGACGAACCTGGTCTGGTCGATTTCGGCGGCATCGAGTTCCAGATTGCCGTTATCGTCCATGCCGACGTCGATTTTCACGCCACCATTGGCGCAATCGGACACCGAGGCGTCATTAAGGACGATCAGCGAGGTCAGACCGTCGGTGCCATTGGTGCCGTCGGTGCCATTGGTGCCATTGGTGCCATTGGTACCGTTGGTGCCGTCGGTGCCATTGGTGCCGTCAGTACCATTACAGACCGCTTTGGTATTGTTGATCTCGGCATCGTCGAGGATGCCGTTGCCATTGGTATCGATGCCGGTGTAGACCCAGATTCCACCATTGGCGCACACTGCCCCCGGTGCGATGTCTGCGGTGGCTGCAGCGGTGGCAAAATTCTGCACCACTGCTTTTTTGTCATCGCTGTTGGAACAACCCCATAGGAAGGTCATACTCGTTAACAGCAGAATTGCACTCACTAACCTGAACCTGGCCATCATTACCTCCGTTGTTTAGGGGGGCAGTTGGCTGCCGGAGCCTTGCTGGCACCGGCAGCGGCACCACCTGGATATCCTGGAAGGGGGACCACCCTCCCACGGTCGTTGCTAGCAGACATGTTGAATCAATCGACAGTACATATTGCGGGCAAAAACTGCCTCCTCCGGGTTCCTGCCTCGGAGGAGACCAACCGCAGGACCGTCAGGGACGGGCCACCACCGGAGTCACGGCACCGGCGCTCAGATCGACAATGGCATCATAGAGCAGCTGCTTAATGTAATCGGGGTTGTGAATGTAGCCACAAGGCTCCTTGTCGGCCACCTGCCAGTTGTACGCCGCCTTGAGCTGGGCAGCGTTGCTGATGCCGCTGAAATAAGGATAGCCGGCGAGCGCGTTCACACCCGAAGCTTTAATAACTTCCAGCAGCTGGTCCTTGAGAGCGATGATGTCGTTGTAGTTGGCGTTGATGCCATGGCCCAGATCCTTGATCTCGGTACCGGGACCATCAAACCCATGGCAGCGCGAACAGAACGCTACTGCCGGCTTGAAGTCATGGGTCGGTGCATCCACCACGTGGCACCCCGCGCAGGTGTTGAGCTCTGGGGTGATATAGGTATGCTCCACCGGGAAGCTCATGCGCCCGGCGTAGGTCTTGCCGGCATACTGGTAGCCACCCTTGACCTCATCGCCAAAGAAGGATGCGGCAGCGGCAAAGTAGTGGATGTTGGTGAAGCCAAAGCTGCCGGCCGCGATCTTGCTGTCGACCGTGTTCATCGACTCGCGCCCCTGGTGACAGGTCATGCAGAGCTTGCTGTCGTCAGCAAAGAAGGGAGCTGCGTTGGTGGCGTCGAGGACTACCCCGGAGGGGAAGGTTACAGCTGTCAGTTGACGACGGGCAGGGCTTGCCGCGGCGCCCTCGAAGGGTGCTGTATGGCAGGCTTCACAGGAGAGGCCGGCAGAGATCCCCTTGGTGTACTCGGTGAAATCGGCTGCGGTCACGGTGCCGTTGGTGAAGAAAGCGGCAGCCCCTTCCGAGGAGTGGCACTTGGCGCAGCTGGTGCTCATTTCCCCGTCGCCGTCCCAGTGACGGAACGGCTCGCCGGCGGCATCAAAGTGGCCCGATGCATCGCGGGTCAGGCCGGCAACGGCGGCGGCACCGCCGATATCCTCGATGGAATCGTAGAGAATCTCGATAATGTAGGTGCCGTTATGGGCGTAAGCGCCCGGATCTTTGGAAGCGACCTGCAGGTTGTAGGCGGCACGCAGCTGCTTGGCGGTCAATTTAGCCGCATTGGCTCGGCTGAAATCGGTGGTGCCGACTGGGAAGAAGTAGGGGTAGCTGGCCGGTTGATAGAGGAGGCCGTCGGCATTGAGGGTCGCCTCAAGCTTGGCGATCATGTCGGCGACTTCGTAGTACATCCCTTCCGTGCTATTGCCGTCACCGTCGTAGTCGGCGATGGAGCCGGCCATGCGGATGGCACGGACCGCCAGAACATCGGACTCGTAGTCGCCGGTGGAAGCGACGCCGCTATGGCAGGTATCGCAACCGGTCGGTCCGAAGCCGGGGCTGGTCAGGTAGAGTTCCCCGGAGTGGACATTGTGGCATTCGACGCAGAGGTCGTTGGACGCGACATGCTCGAATTTGGAGGAGTAGGACTTGCCGGCGTACTCGTACGCCCCTTTTGCCTGGGTACCGAACAGGGTCGCTCCGGCTGCCAGGTAGTGGATGTTGGTAAAGCTGTAGGGACCGGCCGACTTGGCGATCTTGGCATCGACCGAGGCGGTCGACTCGCGACCCGAGTGGCAGGTCAGGCAGAGCGCGTTGTCTTCCACGCCCTGAACGGTTTCCAGGGTCGCGGCATTGTTGCCGGCAGCCTTTTCCGCAGCATAGAGGGTGCGGGCGTTGTCAAAGGCAAACTCGATACTGCGCCGGGAGCCGAGTTCAAAGGCGGTACCGGCGGCATTTTTCTGTTGCAGATCGTGGCAGGCGACACAGCCGATAACGCCCACTTCGGTATCAACTTCCGAATAGGCCGCGCCCTGGGTCAGTTCGACCAGGCCGAGGGGGCTGTGGCAAGGAGTACAGCCATGTTCAAAGGCCGGTCCCTTGTAGTCGCCATGGAAGCCTTTGGCCTGGCCCCACTCTTCGGCAATGCCGGCAGCGAAGGGCTGAGCGAACTTGGTCGCCCCATGGGGATCGTGGCAGTAGAGGCAGGCGTTTTCGTCAGCGGCGTTGATGTTGAAGCCTTCAACTACCGGGGTGGCCGGATCGTCAAAATGCCCCTGGGTCCCGGCGCCACTATGCTGCAACACCTTGCCGGCAGTCTGCTTGTAGGTGAACTTTCCAGCCGGTTGATCCCAGGTCGCGGTCAGGAAGTTCATGTGGCAACTGATACAGAGGTTGAAGGAGGCCGAGAAGGAGACCTTGGTCACCCGCGGGGTCGCCGCATCGCCGTCGTCATCCACATTCGTTGTGGTTGCCCTGGCACGCAGTTCACCTGAGTGGGGATCGTGACAGGTCCGGCACTGGACCGGGGAGATGTTGGTCAACGGCGCCTTGGGATCGAGTGCCGCCTTCAGTCCGTCACTGTCAAGACCCACGGTCTCCGGCGCATAAAGCCGGTAGCCTTCGTCGGAATGGCAACGGGCGCAGCGAGCACGCAACTCGGCGGGGGTGCCATGAGCGGTCTCAATCGACTTGATGTGGCCGCTCATCTTGTAATTTTCGACGATGTTGTCTGCATAGGGGTGATGGCTGTTGTGGTCGAAATTGGCATTGTGGCACTGGCCGCAGGCGTTGTAATCGGGCGTGGCCGCAGGGATCGGGCCAACCCCATAGTGCTGGCCGCCGGCACCATGACAATTTTCACAACCGATGGCGGCGAGGCCGGTGGCAGGAATCGGCCCCTCGCCATTCGCTTGCACATAGGCAGCGAGCAACTCGGGATTGGCAACGAGGAATTCCTGGAAATAGGGCTCGAGGCTCTTGCTGTCACCGATCGGGTCATGGCAGCCGAGGCAGGTGTCGCCGGACGCAGCGGTGATATGGGTGCTGTGCATTACGTGCTTGCTACCGAGGTAGGCCTGGACTGCGTCAGCACTCCAGGTAAAGTCCTGATGGCAGCCGATACAGGTGCCGGCGCCGACAAATTTGATGCCGGTGGAGTCGCTGCCAAAGGTTCCGGCTTCCGCTGTGGTCTGATTGCCACCGGAATCCCGGTTGCTGCCGCAACCCCAGAAGGTCAGGGCCAGCAACGCTGACAGGGCTAAACAGACGAGCTTCGTGGTTCGCATGCAAACCTCCTATGCGTGGGTTAAGGATGTAATTAATGGCATTTCCGACAGGTTTTGCCGCCACTGGCCCGGTCGAGA is a window encoding:
- a CDS encoding OmcA/MtrC family decaheme c-type cytochrome, with amino-acid sequence MTFLWGCSNSDDKKAVVQNFATAAATADIAPGAVCANGGIWVYTGIDTNGNGILDDAEINNTKAVCNGTDGTNGTDGTNGTNGTNGTNGTDGTNGTDGLTSLIVLNDASVSDCANGGVKIDVGMDDNGNLELDAAEIDQTRFVCNGSGAANPLTAESCALCHKSGGVIDVQDVHIGNVAIEQVTATVDSFAVNGGFATIGFTVRDANGNPLPGLAVAGSNPTRLQYFRLAYAQLHPGATADDAPTWVGLTSGDRNPANLTDNGDGSYTYVSTTDISATYDPALVTRVVNMVSAGALVPVPYNAFTDFPGTGALLARDVVTNAACNGCHGRLGGPGSVINFPMHGGGSRYAVEACTVCHVTTLGAGEAYFPTMIHKIHSAQNFDLGDYSHLTYPQDLRNCATCHKGSTPLWDTVQNVETCFNNCHTTSVTEPAFTHLNTLTSCDGCHALKDVTAIHATENATANNPQVHSGLVNFEYFVDSVTVDDATGDATITFHIQQDGVDLDLSTNPPAGFTGGPSLLFAYALPQDGVNAPADYNNLGRTAGQPATQAISGLTLSGTPAAYVATVPAAFPVGATLRNVGLQGYWTQAAGTNGIAANTARHTRSVVTAVVGEERRAVVSSAACAACHEMFEGHGGNRNLTADGGVEICVTCHNPNLTSSGRAADPAGLPQATIDALGTDPLSFPEATNNFKDMIHGIHSANSPVRNLVYEFVRNRSGGIYYDWSEVTFPGILSNCQTCHIAGTYDAELPAGALATTNVTTDGTFPMTRTSVNASRASVPNAADEMISPTAASCYSCHADNGIQKAHMQQNGGAFDLREKLPALQ
- a CDS encoding Maf family nucleotide pyrophosphatase; this encodes MSNPPQLVLASASPRRRELLAQLGIRFAVVAGNAPEELLPGESPEQHVVRLASDKAREVASREEVSGRWFLGSDTIVLRDETLLGKPRDAAEAAAMLRSLSGRSHRVLSGYAVLDRASGVTSTGAVATTVYFKKLTEQEIAGYIASGEPFDKAGAYAIQGIGAFMVRSIEGSYSNVVGLPLCEVVDLLERLGAIRLFAAPVP
- the proC gene encoding pyrroline-5-carboxylate reductase — encoded protein: MNSIGRIGFIGGGNMAEALIKGLVKGTFPAGEILVSEPSAERRRLLEERYGVGLAADNLALVRACPLIILAIKPQLLAEVVCDFAAAFSGDKLLLSILAGVTSATLEDCFDGQPRVVRAMPNTPALVGEGATAVCGGRFATPDDLAAARHIFEAVGSVHLVAEAQMDAVTGLSGSGPAYVFTVIEALADGGVREGLPRETALQLAVQTVLGAARLVRESGEHPALLRDKVCSPGGTTIAAVQALEDRGLRGTLMAAVAAATRRSRELGKK
- a CDS encoding YggS family pyridoxal phosphate-dependent enzyme; this translates as MSIAANLQLIHQRIDAACRRAGRDPKSVRLLAVSKTKPAAMIEEAARAGQFLFGENYVQEFCAKAEVVQAPVEWHFIGALQSNKVKYLRGKVALIHSVDRLSLAQEISRQWQRLEKPANILLEVNLGAEASKAGSDAAGLAELAGQVSLLPGVRVRGLMAIPPWEADPEQVRPYFRRLRQLAAELAGQGLPNLEMAELSMGMSHDFEVAIEEGATLVRVGTAIFGERQR
- the trmFO gene encoding methylenetetrahydrofolate--tRNA-(uracil(54)-C(5))-methyltransferase (FADH(2)-oxidizing) TrmFO, whose translation is MTEPDITIVGGGLAGCEAAWQAAAQGARVRLYEMKPHRFSPAHSSPLLGELVCSNSLRGAGMNNAVGCLKEELRRCQALFMQAADATAVPAGGALAVDREAFALELTRCIEDHPQIELVREEVTEIPTGGIVILASGPLTSEALSREIARLTGSEHLYFYDAIAPIVEADSIDFSIAWKASRYGKGGDDYVNCPLTKEEYLDFVAALRAAEKVPGREFEKVVHFEGCMPIEALAERGDMTLAFGPMKPVGLPDPRTGREPFAVVQLRQDDTHASLFNLVGFQTKLTWPEQRRILRTIPGLAQARFARLGSMHRNTFINAPACLEPTLQFKGRPQLFLAGQITGVEGYVESAACGFLAGIFAARFLQHRPIPLPPATTALGALLTHLATADSQAFQPMNVNYGLFPPLEGRHRKRSDRRLAMAERALADLAPWWQQVTAEDRHE
- a CDS encoding HAD-IA family hydrolase, whose product is MQQPTAFLFDLDGTLVDSLADLATAVNLLRHELSLPPLDSAAVRSYVGDGATALVKRALPARLFSTAQLERFLALYGEHLLDTTRPYPGILEFLGRHRQQPLAVVTNKPLGMTRKLLSGLDLEHYFPVVVGGDSCEEKKPSPVPVRWALERLGVMATDAVLIGDHHTDLSAGQAAGVRTCFCRWGLGERGGIDADFQVDTAEALLQLFPGIES
- a CDS encoding MATE family efflux transporter translates to MTHSGHLGQREIALFFFPLLLNVQLMSVSHSVINAFLARQHDYITALAGFSVAMVLHLFLASPSYQNHTVTIAMVRGRRSLRGTLRFVVLVACYVSVMLALVAFTPIGDLVLKRFLGVPDEIAAAARSALGMLVALPFITGFRGLFQGLVIKARRTALVSIATAVRIGGLFLFLAGGARLFAGAELGAFALLACVATETIFMGAFAWRCEIPEASADEKGTWEILRFAFPLAYSSCLQQTIPLLINAIISRLPDGPLALAAFGVIRGFLFLLAGPMRNLQQAYLTLVETAGDFRALVRFSCWVGGTLALLLVITAWPLNRAILGEIMGLDPGMRQYIALPLAACALYPLLYGAANLLRGWFTGQHRTSLLGRSTIYKSALLLLAWGLLTLWPLPLPGVAIAIFLLLTAELCEVAYLQRQRRQLLAPLAQGSR